One Podospora pseudopauciseta strain CBS 411.78 chromosome 4, whole genome shotgun sequence genomic window, AGGCGGACAAAAAGTATCCTGTCATGGCGTTGGTCAGGAGGGTTATAAGGTGATGTTTCATAAGGGGAGATGGAAAGAGAGGAAGGCCAGAAGGGTAGGTGGGTGAGAGAACGGCGTTGTTTGGTAGGTTTGACGTGGTCGAGGCTCCGAGTCTGTAGCAGTTGATCCTCATCTGAAGACTGACCACCTCACTCAAGCCACGGCAGTGACAATCCTCCACGTCAGTTGCACACTGAGCGTTTGATCAAGGCAAGCCAATAGATACATGAGGCCCGGGTTTCAGCTCTGGTTCTCAGAGAAAACCTCATGCTCTCATCCATCTTCAAGCATTTTTTCACACCTACACTACGATATTTTGTTGGCTAAAGATGTGCAGTTGGTATAAGCACAAGTCAAGAAACTGGGAAAGCAAAGCATAACCCAAATCACAACACCTGCCACTGGCAGAACCCACATTCGTGCCCCACCATGTCCACTCATCTCTTAACCCCATTGACGCCATACTGGAAATAACCTCACATCACATGAGAAAACAGCCTGCTTGGCGCAGTGGTAACGCGTTCCACTTGTATGGCTCTTGCAGCCTCAGTCAATGGAAAGATCATTGGTTCGATTCCAGTAGTAGGCATTGAAGTGTTCTATCTTTTGGGCCATCATTGCTTTTTTACTTTGCATAAGTACTTTCTGGATTCGGTTCCTCTTTTGTCATTAATGATCTTCTACATCGCTTTTTCCATACTCCAGATCACGGACTGAACCCCGGCTTCGATTACGCATGATTACTTACCTACCTCCAAGCTCCTGAAGCCAAGCTACTTTGAATGCAATTTCTGTGCAGCTCCAACCGTCGTCTTGTTCGTCTTGCCAGCCTGGCGCAGGAAATACAGACTCAACGTAGTCATGACCACCATCAACGTCCAACGCTCGCCCAGCTCCCCTGTGCGACCAGCCTGTTTCAACTCCAACGTGAATGGATGTTTCCAGTTCAGCACGTTGCTAAAAACCACCTCGGCGACAGTCTGAACTTTACTCTCAGCCCCGGGCAGCCATGAGGCGGAGGCTGCTGAGCGTGACGATCCCGCCTCGGATAAGGGTCGGCTAGCGGGACCAGGTGTAAGACGCTACAACGTGTACACAGTTCCCGTTCAGCGTGCTCCTCCGCTTGGCCACTCTTGTTCTGGTTGTCGTTGCTGCTACCTCTGCTAGTCTTCCGCCACTCAAACgcctccctcatcatcctcttcacgCCGACCTCAATCTCGAACCCAAAGGCCACGCCATGCTCCTTGCTCGTGGTGGAGTGCACCACCTCGGTGATCATGTCGCGGGGATTCTTCTCCTGATCTAGCGGGGGAAGCTTTACCGCCGTCTTTGGCCTGAAAAGCTGGACGAGAGCGGCAGCGGAAACTCATCCCCCGTGGCAGCGAGGATGGGGCTCTTGGGGCTGGTTCCGTTGCGGAGGTAGTAACCGGGTCCGAAGTGAAGGGGGCCGCGGGGAGTGAAGCCGAAGTGTGCCTCGACGAGGTAGAGAAAGCCGTCTTCGGTGGCACCGCAGAGCTTGAATGTCTTTAGCGCGTTGACTACTCCTAAGAAATTGCTGTGGAGGTTCATTATGGATTGAAAGGGGCGGTATCCGATGAAGGCGGCACCGGTAGGGAGAAACGTCGATGCCTGGTCGGAGTCAGCGCTCTCAAATGAGCGTTTTCCATTATCTGTGCTGGCCATGATGCTTGTGGCCGCCGAAGTGACTGCGTAACAAGAAATATCAGATGATTAGGTGTTTTGTCGAGTGACCGGAATGTTAGGGCACACGGTCTCGGGAAGAGAAACTTGAAGTGAGCGATATAGCAGAGAAACAGCTTACGACGCCATAGCGAGAAGAATTGTTAGGGAAGCCATTGAGCAAAAGAAGCTGCCTAGACAACGGGGGAA contains:
- a CDS encoding hypothetical protein (EggNog:ENOG503PE6F); its protein translation is MASTDNGKRSFESADSDQASTFLPTGAAFIGYRPFQSIMNLHSNFLGVVNALKTFKLCGATEDGFLYLVEAHFGFTPRGPLHFGPGYYLRNGTSPKSPILAATGDEFPLPLSSSFSGQRRR